TAAATCACTGtgttgacaaaaaaaaacatttaagtgcCAACTTCCTTATAGTATTTACAATACAGTAATGTACTGCAACCATCAAATGCCAAGTTCCATAGAGAAACATTTATATCTACTCTGCAATGTTGACACACAAACTGTAGATAGAAAGAAATAAGAACGggattaaaaacaacaaacaaacaaacaaaaaaaaaaaacagagtatCCCAATCAAAATCCATCTTCCGCTgactcagcttttttttttctttcagattgGTCCGACTGTCCATGAGCTTTCAGGAAAAATATCCTTGATGTCGGCACATTGCATTTCAATGTCTCTGGCAAGTATGGAGGCTTCGCGTGGACTTGCTGTGGTCTCCTCTTTGCGTCCTGCAAGACAGGCCCTCCTCACAGTCGCAGCGCTGGAAGATCTCCAGTCCATGGGTGCCTTTCCGCTTGTGCTTGGTGCAAACCTGGCCTTCTTTTAGGACAGGCTTGCAGATCTTGGACCAAAAATGACGAGCACAGCACAGCCCCTCTGCGCAGTCAGAAGATCTCAGGCAGGTCTCGCCATCAAGACCTGAAACACAATtgaaagagagagtcagaccAAGTGCTACACTGTGGAATGGCTACAGTATCCACTGCATAACGTCTTAACCGCTTAACCCATCGGTGTTAGAGTTCCCTTCTTGCGCTCATAACTAGGTATCAGTGTTGAATTTATAAGAGTTGCTGGGTAATAGATCTCAATAATAATCATAGAACTTGATGGGCCAAATTATAAGACAACATGGTTAATGATGATTACCTTTCAGGTTTTGAGGTAGACCTTGATTCGCTGGCTTGGACTGCAGTACTGCTGTGGCGTTGTCCTCATGTGGGGTGCTGACAAGCACAAGCTCTTCTACTCCAGCTTGCAGAGCAATGTCAGGGTCATTTGGTTGACACActcctttaaaaaacaaaaacattggcATTTTTAGAACTGTGTTCTAAGGCATTTTGTAGTGGACTAGTCATTTGCTCAGCAGTgtccgaaaaaaaaaaaaagtatgtccatttttatttctccatcATTTAAAATCATCTAAAATCA
This portion of the Pygocentrus nattereri isolate fPygNat1 chromosome 13, fPygNat1.pri, whole genome shotgun sequence genome encodes:
- the dkk1b gene encoding dickkopf-related protein 1b, with translation MWLAVLTAACVSLLSYAELTTAAGGLFNSNAIKVAPAVASSRPAVSESPQVFPVDEGAQNFATDTMQPLVCVVDEQCAEDEFCFRSRGACLQCKKRRKRCIRDAMCCPGNHCNNGVCQPNDPDIALQAGVEELVLVSTPHEDNATAVLQSKPANQGLPQNLKGLDGETCLRSSDCAEGLCCARHFWSKICKPVLKEGQVCTKHKRKGTHGLEIFQRCDCEEGLSCRTQRGDHSKSTRSLHTCQRH